In the Gossypium raimondii isolate GPD5lz chromosome 9, ASM2569854v1, whole genome shotgun sequence genome, one interval contains:
- the LOC105799716 gene encoding G-patch domain-containing protein 1 codes for MDSSGVSGGVFSGIGSGMLGLEMPLHPQHHQHQQPPRNPQTAPNLHHLQQNPQMVGFPHQETDHSLHQQSVKQGGYPFGSKAKQTSPLSDEDEHGFNPDDASADAKRKGSPWQRMKWTDSMVRLLIMAVYYIGDEGGSEGNGSDPTAKKKAGGLLQKKGKWKSVSRAMMEKGFYVSPQQCEDKFNDLNKRYKRVNDILGRGTACKVVENQSLLDSMDLSPKMKEEVKKLLNSKHLFFREMCAYHNSCGHVATAGAHQSSVVATEISQTQHQQAQCLHSSENAQIAGRIETEASKLAKVGSEEEDDDEDEDDEDEDDDEDDDDEAVDGHSRGQNGHGKEDDEDNNEKPSHKRPRKGAFSMSPSPLMQQLSCEVVNVIQDGSKSAWEKKHWMKMRLVQLEEQQVSYQYQAFQLEKQRLKWVKFSGKKEREMERAKLENERRRLENERMVLLVKQKELELVDVQQQHLSQQHSCSKRRDPSNISG; via the coding sequence ATGGATTCTAGTGGTGTGAGTGGTGGGGTGTTTTCTGGGATTGGTTCAGGTATGCTAGGTCTTGAAATGCCATTACACCCCCAACATCATCAACACCAACAACCCCCTAGAAACCCCCAAACTGCCCCAAACTTGCATCATTTGCAACAAAACCCACAAATGGTTGGTTTCCCTCATCAAGAAACTGACCACTCACTGCACCAGCAATCTGTCAAACAAGGCGGCTACCCTTTTGGTTCCAAAGCCAAACAAACCTCCCCCCTTAGTGATGAAGATGAACATGGTTTCAATCCTGATGATGCCTCTGCTGATGCTAAGAGAAAGGGTTCTCCATGGCAAAGGATGAAATGGACGGATAGCATGGTTAGGTTGCTTATAATGGCGGTTTATTATATTGGCGATGAAGGTGGATCAGAAGGGAATGGATCAGACCCTACTGCCAAGAAAAAGGCTGGTGGGTTGTTGCAAAAGAAAGGGAAGTGGAAGTCGGTTTCGAGGGCTATGATGGAGAAAGGGTTTTATGTTTCACCCCAGCAATGTGAAGATAAGTTCAATGATTTGAATAAGAGGTATAAGAGGGTTAATGATATACTGGGTAGAGGGACAGCTTGTAAAGTGGTGGAGAATCAAAGCTTGCTTGATTCCATGGATTTGTCTCCCAAAATGAAGGAAGAAGTGAAGAAACTGTTGAATTCTAAGCACCTGTTTTTCAGGGAGATGTGTGCTTATCATAATAGTTGCGGCCATGTTGCAACTGCTGGGGCTCATCAATCATCAGTGGTGGCTACGGAGATATCCCAGACTCAGCACCAGCAAGCTCAATGCCTCCATTCCTCTGAAAATGCTCAAATTGCCGGTAGAATTGAGACAGAGGCATCGAAACTGGCTAAAGTGGGGAGTGAAGAAGAGGATGACGATGAAGATGAGGACGATGAGGACGAGGATGATGACGAAGACGACGATGATGAGGCAGTGGATGGTCACTCAAGGGGCCAAAATGGACATGGGaaggaagatgatgaagatAACAATGAAAAGCCTTCACATAAGAGGCCCAGAAAGGGAGCATTTTCAATGTCACCGTCGCCCTTGATGCAACAATTGAGCTGTGAAGTAGTGAACGTGATACAAGATGGGTCAAAGAGTGCTTGGGAGAAGAAGCATTGGATGAAGATGAGGCTAGTGCAATTGGAAGAGCAGCAAGTGAGCTACCAATACCAAGCATTCCAGCTGGAGAAGCAAAGGCTCAAGTGGGTTAAATTCAGTGGCAAGAAAGAAAGGGAGATGGAGAGAGCAAAGCTGGAGAACGAACGAAGACGGCTCGAAAATGAGAGAATGGTGCTGCTTGTTAAGCAAAAGGAATTGGAATTGGTTGATGTTCAGCAGCAACATCTGTCTCAGCAGCATTCTTGTAGCAAGAGGAGAGATCCGTCTAACATAAGTGGATGA